The following are encoded in a window of Xyrauchen texanus isolate HMW12.3.18 chromosome 42, RBS_HiC_50CHRs, whole genome shotgun sequence genomic DNA:
- the LOC127634816 gene encoding phospholipid scramblase 2-like, whose translation MQHMNMYMVPNEGIPGCPPGLEYLTEIDQLLIKQKVELIEALVGFESNNKYEIRNTLGQNVYYAVEENDCLTRQCCGPLRSFTMRILDNFGQEIITVNRPLKCMSCFFPCCLQELEVQAPLGNTVGYILQQWHPFFPKFIVQNEHRQPVLKLQGPFCGWSCLPDVDFEILTMDGVSIGKISKQWTGLLREMFTDADNFGIQFPMDLDVRMKAVMIGACFLIDFMFFETNN comes from the exons ATGCAACATATGAATATGTACATGGTTCCCAATGAAGGGATACCAGGCTGTCCTCCTGGATTAGAGTACCTGACAGAG ATAGATCAACTTCTGATAAAACAGAAAGTTGAGCTTATAGAAG CTCTGGTAGGCTTTGAGAGCAACAACAAATATGAGATCCGTAACACACTGGGTCAGAACGTGTACTACGCGGTGGAGGAGAACGACTGTCTGACGCGTCAGTGTTGTGGGCCGCTGCGTTCTTTCACCATGCGCATCCTCGATAACTTTGGACAGGAAATCATCACAGTCAACCGTCCACTCAAATGCATGTCCTGTTTCTTCCCATGTTGTCTGCAAGAG TTGGAGGTCCAGGCTCCTCTAGGAAACACAGTGGGATATATATTGCAGCAGTGGCACCCTTTCTTTCCCAAGTTCATCGTACAGAATGAACACAGACAGCCGGTTCTCAAGCTCCAGGGGCCTTTCTGTGGCTGGAGCTGCCTGCCAGATGTGGATTTTGAG ATTTTGACCATGGATGGAGTCAGTATCGGGAAGATCAGCAAGCAGTGGACTGGACTTCTCAGAGAGATGTTCACTGATGCGGACAACTTTGGAATTCAGTTCCCGATGGATCTTGATGTGAGAATGAAGGCTGTGATGATCGGAGCCTGCTTTCTTATA GATTTCATGTTTTTTGAAACAAACAACTAG